A section of the Corynebacterium auris genome encodes:
- a CDS encoding MarR family transcriptional regulator — translation MAVPPITQATPRPVHFHLPSDTAGRCLQQVRVHPGITRRELQEDLGLTQATTSRLITRLEKAGLVRLGEPQDIGPGRPSAGLYVDGADLIAVGAHVGKRETHLALTDLQGQVLAQDRIALDVSSARPADALETLAWRMAHLAERSAHPVRHAGVAFSADISDDGTITSPTYGWDRVPALALTHEALGRVAANSNFAPDVEVEVCTGVSAMAAAELAYMDLRTHDGGAHTRSALYVYAREVVSYAWIVHGGIHRPRLRHKNPLLSRFLHDSPLAGASTPHGTDPLSVSALLACAADRGFQARTLPELVQAARFDAQLASLLDHRANILGGVVDVAVQVVDPAAVVLAGETFSADPLRTRRIAGHVMSALGNDYALKAYPAGTDVILEAAKMIALNAPWQRPLTGQDN, via the coding sequence ATGGCTGTACCCCCGATCACACAGGCGACACCCCGGCCGGTTCACTTCCACCTGCCGTCGGATACCGCCGGGCGCTGCCTCCAGCAGGTGCGCGTCCACCCGGGGATTACCCGCCGCGAACTGCAGGAAGACCTCGGCCTGACGCAGGCCACTACGTCGCGGCTGATCACCCGGCTGGAAAAGGCCGGCCTGGTGCGCCTCGGAGAACCGCAGGACATCGGCCCGGGGCGCCCGAGCGCCGGGCTCTACGTCGACGGCGCCGACCTCATCGCGGTGGGCGCCCACGTGGGCAAGCGCGAAACCCACCTCGCGCTCACCGACCTGCAGGGGCAGGTCCTCGCCCAGGACCGCATCGCCCTCGATGTCAGCTCGGCGCGCCCCGCGGACGCCCTCGAAACGCTGGCCTGGCGCATGGCGCACCTCGCCGAGCGGTCCGCCCACCCCGTGCGCCACGCGGGCGTCGCCTTCTCCGCGGACATCAGCGATGACGGCACCATCACCAGCCCGACGTACGGCTGGGACCGCGTGCCCGCCCTTGCCCTGACCCACGAGGCGCTCGGCCGGGTCGCGGCGAACTCGAACTTCGCACCCGACGTGGAGGTCGAGGTATGCACGGGCGTATCCGCGATGGCCGCCGCCGAGCTGGCCTACATGGACCTGCGCACACACGACGGCGGCGCTCACACTCGCTCCGCGCTGTACGTCTATGCGCGCGAGGTGGTGAGCTACGCGTGGATCGTCCACGGCGGCATTCACCGGCCGCGGCTCAGGCACAAAAACCCGTTGCTCTCCAGGTTCCTCCACGACTCCCCCCTTGCCGGGGCCTCCACCCCGCATGGCACGGATCCACTGAGCGTGTCGGCCCTCTTGGCCTGCGCGGCCGACCGCGGGTTTCAGGCTCGAACCCTGCCAGAGCTAGTCCAAGCAGCGCGTTTCGACGCCCAACTGGCCTCCCTCCTCGACCACAGGGCGAACATCCTCGGCGGCGTCGTCGACGTCGCGGTGCAGGTGGTCGACCCCGCCGCAGTCGTCCTCGCGGGCGAGACCTTCTCGGCGGACCCGCTGCGCACCCGCCGCATCGCGGGGCACGTGATGTCGGCTCTCGGCAACGACTACGCTTTAAAGGCCTACCCGGCGGGCACGGACGTCATCCTGGAGGCGGCGAAGATGATCGCGCTCAACGCACCCTGGCAGCGCCCGCTCACCGGACAGGACAACTAG